A stretch of Mycobacterium sp. ITM-2016-00316 DNA encodes these proteins:
- a CDS encoding ATP-binding protein — protein MEPSPYAPGSLPEYLAGRGRERELIRDKVARLSMLGRSGGPLLAFHAPRGLGKTSLLRMAQRDALAEGFLTVWVTGRDDRPMSPDMAQGLSAAVKDHSFGDRANALLDRLAQVQVEFGIPGVKVGATLSAKDKAAGSAVLEKLLEDAGRFSRAHAAKGLVVFVDEFQEAQLSDRKSLLIGLQHFDGAPDAIPVAVIAAGLPSLPPAVTEAATFGERSRFVELGLLTDVAVAEAIRLPAEHHRVTWSDEAIMAAIELAAGYPHKVQLIGDSTWEIARPTAGSTINVGHVRRAEEEIEDRMTGLFRTRLTRVTPEQQRFLAAMAEVGDGPVERAAIAAELGVATTAVSRPRQQLIDGGYIEAVGRGKLRFTIPGFAAYIRANG, from the coding sequence ATGGAGCCGAGCCCGTACGCACCCGGGTCGCTGCCGGAATACCTGGCCGGCCGTGGCCGTGAACGCGAGCTCATCCGTGACAAGGTAGCCCGGCTGAGCATGCTCGGGCGTTCCGGCGGGCCCCTGCTGGCCTTCCATGCTCCGCGTGGCCTCGGGAAGACGTCGCTGCTGCGGATGGCCCAGCGCGACGCGCTCGCCGAAGGCTTCCTGACCGTGTGGGTCACCGGCCGAGATGACCGACCGATGTCGCCCGATATGGCGCAGGGATTGAGCGCGGCGGTCAAGGACCATTCCTTCGGGGACCGGGCGAACGCGCTGCTGGATCGACTGGCCCAGGTCCAGGTCGAGTTCGGGATCCCGGGAGTCAAGGTCGGCGCGACGCTTTCCGCCAAGGACAAAGCGGCGGGCTCGGCCGTGTTGGAGAAGCTGCTCGAGGATGCCGGTCGGTTCAGCCGCGCGCATGCCGCCAAGGGGCTCGTCGTGTTCGTCGACGAGTTCCAGGAAGCCCAACTGAGCGATCGCAAGAGCCTGCTGATCGGGCTGCAGCACTTCGATGGCGCCCCGGACGCCATACCGGTCGCGGTGATCGCCGCCGGCCTGCCCTCGTTGCCGCCGGCGGTGACCGAGGCGGCCACCTTCGGCGAGCGGTCCCGGTTCGTCGAACTCGGCCTGCTCACCGACGTCGCCGTTGCCGAGGCGATCCGGTTGCCCGCCGAGCATCACCGGGTCACCTGGTCTGACGAGGCGATCATGGCCGCCATCGAGCTCGCCGCCGGCTACCCGCACAAGGTGCAGCTCATCGGCGACTCCACCTGGGAGATCGCCCGTCCCACCGCCGGGAGCACGATCAACGTGGGCCACGTCCGGCGGGCCGAGGAGGAGATCGAGGACCGCATGACGGGCCTGTTTCGTACCCGCCTGACCCGCGTCACACCCGAGCAGCAGCGGTTCCTGGCGGCCATGGCCGAAGTCGGGGACGGCCCGGTGGAGCGCGCGGCGATCGCCGCCGAACTCGGGGTAGCGACGACCGCGGTGAGCCGACCCCGGCAGCAGCTGATCGACGGCGGCTATATCGAGGCGGTTGGGCGCGGCAAGCTGCGATTCACCATTCCCGGGTTCGCGGCCTACATTCGCGCCAATGGTTGA
- a CDS encoding metallophosphoesterase, which yields MNGYDVIGDVHGCADDLEALLALMGYAVREGAYRHPDRTAIFVGDLIDRGPDQLRVLQTVKAMIDAGSARMVLGNHEFNALAYATEWPRGSGKYLRPHDDPGNPDAAKNERQHAEFLRQVTGQARAEYLAWFRTQPLWLDLGGIRVVHACWHEASMAALGDDRISTDEQLVRASTKGDPMYEAVETLLKGPEISLVEHRQPPYLDKDGHSRGAARLRWWNGTATTLADLAEISSTFTTQHGDPYPPLPDIEVSQDYVYDEQIPVFYGHYWRQGSPRHLHDWTDYAACVDFSAVKGGALTAHRWSGDTQIDPAHYVWVGSSVG from the coding sequence ATGAATGGTTACGACGTAATCGGCGATGTCCACGGCTGCGCCGACGACCTCGAGGCATTGCTTGCCCTGATGGGGTACGCCGTCCGCGAGGGCGCCTACCGGCACCCCGACCGCACCGCGATCTTCGTCGGCGACCTCATTGATCGCGGGCCCGATCAGCTGCGGGTGCTGCAGACGGTCAAGGCGATGATCGACGCCGGCAGCGCGCGAATGGTGTTGGGCAACCACGAGTTCAACGCACTCGCCTACGCCACCGAGTGGCCGCGCGGCTCGGGCAAGTACCTACGGCCGCATGACGACCCCGGCAATCCGGACGCGGCGAAGAATGAGAGACAGCATGCGGAGTTCTTGCGTCAGGTGACGGGGCAGGCGCGCGCGGAGTACCTGGCCTGGTTCCGGACGCAGCCGCTGTGGCTGGACCTGGGTGGGATCCGGGTGGTGCATGCCTGCTGGCATGAGGCGTCGATGGCGGCGCTCGGTGATGACCGGATCAGTACCGATGAGCAGCTGGTGCGGGCTTCGACGAAGGGCGACCCGATGTATGAGGCGGTGGAGACGCTGCTCAAGGGACCCGAGATCAGTCTGGTTGAGCATCGTCAGCCGCCTTACCTCGACAAGGACGGGCACTCCCGCGGTGCCGCCCGGCTGCGGTGGTGGAATGGCACGGCGACAACGCTGGCCGACCTCGCCGAGATCAGCAGCACCTTCACGACCCAGCACGGCGATCCCTACCCGCCGCTACCGGATATCGAAGTGTCACAGGACTACGTCTACGACGAACAGATCCCGGTGTTCTACGGGCACTACTGGCGCCAAGGCTCGCCGCGGCATCTGCACGACTGGACCGACTACGCCGCGTGCGTGGACTTCAGCGCGGTCAAGGGCGGGGCGTTGACGGCGCACCGGTGGTCGGGGGATACGCAGATTGATCCGGCCCACTACGTGTGGGTCGGCAGCAGCGTGGGGTGA
- a CDS encoding DUF3427 domain-containing protein, with product MDVGLYETLLTERLNSALAHDTGLQAALSAVDDAEQALVLARHLSPLIERQLRAARGADERAQLTRKILAALGDSDLLSENIYQDDPTKIRRLDAVTADVVGSVRPPRPATPLSDAALMTNARNEPTLAAELRAELASADQVDLLCAFVKWHGLRLLERELNELRERGVPLRVITTTYIGATDAKALDRLVDEFGAEVRINYDTNMTRLHAKAWLVRRNTGFHTAYVGSSNLSHSALVDGLEWNVRLSAIATPHLLEKFRATFDSYWENRDFEPYQPAADGDRLRNALEVASGKKARDPFEITLSGLEVTAKPYQAELLEQLDAERVLHDRHRNLIVAATGTGKTAIAALDYRRLREARGANLKLLFVAHRKEILEQARRMYREVLTDGTFGELLVAGQQPEKWRHVFASIQSLTTERLSSIEPSHFDIVVVDEFHHAQAASYQRLLDHINPVELLGLTATPERSDGVDVRSFFDGRTAAELRLWDALEQNLLCPFHYFGIHDNTDLEALQWKRGGYDVAQLNALYTGNDARTRIVLDQLRDKITDVSDMRALGFCVSVDHARYMAEKFEAAGIPARAVVGLDDTADRRGALAALRDRDINVLFTVDLFNEGLDIPLVDTVLFLRPTESATVFLQQLGRGLRLAPGKSVLTALDFVGHQRREFRFDQRFQALTGLARKQLERQVEEGFPFLPSGSQIILDAVAKELVLANVRQQVSPKKTALIAEIRSYQHHDLSGYLDEYERSLDDILRPGRSWTTLCRDAGKLSDQPGQRESDLVKRLKAVAHVDDRRRADAYQALLGGVTLGGSVTERRLAEMLFYSLFPNGGGFDNAADGVSAVQAEQVADEMRQIVDIAFDAARRSTYDLGAFIPTLSDVPLSLHATYSREEILAALGWTAEGRSPATMREGVAWCPAVNADAFLITLKKSDTDYSPTTMYRDFALSHDLFHWESQSTTSAASPTGHRYINHRTTGSHILLFVRETKKSVFGDGAPYVFLGPADYVSHEGERPMAITWRLRQSMPAEVYLGARAAVA from the coding sequence GTGGATGTCGGACTTTACGAAACGTTGCTCACCGAGCGCCTGAATTCGGCACTCGCTCATGACACTGGACTACAGGCTGCGCTCAGCGCAGTAGACGACGCCGAACAGGCACTCGTCCTCGCTCGGCACCTCAGCCCACTCATCGAGCGCCAACTGCGAGCAGCCCGAGGTGCGGACGAACGAGCGCAGCTGACCCGAAAGATTCTTGCCGCACTTGGGGACTCCGACCTACTGTCCGAGAACATCTACCAAGATGACCCGACCAAGATCCGGCGGTTGGATGCTGTGACGGCTGATGTGGTGGGTTCGGTTCGGCCGCCACGGCCGGCGACGCCACTGTCGGATGCCGCACTGATGACCAACGCGCGCAACGAACCAACCTTGGCTGCCGAGCTGCGGGCGGAGCTTGCCAGTGCTGACCAAGTCGACTTGCTCTGCGCATTTGTGAAATGGCACGGTCTACGCCTGCTCGAGCGTGAGCTCAACGAACTGCGCGAACGCGGGGTTCCATTGCGGGTCATCACCACCACCTATATCGGTGCCACCGACGCCAAGGCGCTGGACCGGCTGGTCGATGAGTTTGGTGCCGAGGTCCGCATCAACTACGACACCAACATGACACGGCTGCACGCGAAGGCGTGGCTGGTGCGGCGCAACACGGGGTTCCATACCGCATACGTCGGCTCGTCGAACCTGTCGCACTCAGCGTTGGTGGACGGCCTCGAATGGAATGTGCGGCTGTCGGCGATCGCCACGCCGCACCTACTGGAGAAGTTCCGTGCCACATTCGACTCCTACTGGGAGAACCGTGATTTCGAGCCCTATCAGCCCGCCGCGGACGGTGATCGACTGCGCAACGCCCTCGAGGTCGCGTCAGGCAAGAAAGCGCGCGATCCCTTCGAGATCACTCTGTCGGGATTGGAAGTCACGGCGAAGCCGTACCAGGCCGAGCTGCTCGAACAGCTGGATGCCGAACGGGTGCTGCACGACCGGCACCGCAACCTGATCGTCGCGGCGACAGGCACTGGTAAGACAGCGATCGCCGCGCTCGACTACCGCCGTCTCCGCGAAGCGCGCGGCGCAAATCTGAAGCTGCTGTTTGTGGCGCACCGCAAGGAGATCCTTGAGCAAGCGCGCAGGATGTACCGGGAAGTCCTCACCGACGGCACATTCGGCGAGTTGCTGGTGGCTGGTCAGCAGCCGGAGAAGTGGCGTCATGTCTTCGCGAGCATTCAGTCGCTGACGACTGAACGGCTTTCGTCTATTGAGCCGAGCCATTTCGATATCGTCGTCGTCGACGAGTTTCATCATGCGCAGGCGGCGTCTTACCAACGGTTACTCGACCACATCAACCCCGTCGAACTGCTCGGTCTCACCGCGACCCCGGAACGTAGCGACGGAGTCGACGTCCGATCCTTCTTTGACGGACGTACGGCAGCCGAATTGCGGCTATGGGATGCCCTTGAACAAAATCTGCTATGCCCGTTTCACTACTTCGGCATCCATGACAACACGGACCTTGAAGCATTGCAGTGGAAACGCGGCGGATATGACGTCGCGCAGTTGAACGCGCTCTATACCGGCAACGACGCGCGCACGCGGATCGTCCTCGACCAGCTGCGCGACAAGATCACTGACGTCAGCGACATGCGTGCACTCGGATTCTGCGTCAGCGTTGATCACGCTCGCTACATGGCGGAGAAGTTCGAAGCTGCCGGGATCCCGGCTCGGGCCGTTGTCGGTCTCGACGACACAGCTGACAGGCGCGGCGCACTAGCCGCGCTGCGAGACCGAGACATCAACGTGCTCTTCACCGTTGACCTTTTCAACGAAGGTCTCGACATCCCGCTCGTGGACACCGTGCTGTTCCTTCGGCCCACCGAAAGTGCCACTGTATTCCTCCAACAGCTCGGCCGCGGATTGCGGCTTGCGCCCGGCAAGTCGGTCTTGACGGCCCTGGACTTCGTGGGACATCAACGCCGCGAATTCAGATTTGACCAGCGGTTCCAGGCGCTCACTGGCTTGGCGCGCAAGCAGCTTGAACGGCAAGTGGAGGAGGGGTTCCCGTTCCTTCCATCGGGTAGCCAGATCATCCTCGATGCGGTGGCGAAGGAGCTCGTCCTTGCCAATGTGAGACAGCAGGTTTCGCCGAAGAAGACCGCTCTGATCGCCGAGATACGTTCCTACCAGCATCACGACCTCTCGGGCTATCTCGACGAGTACGAGCGAAGCCTCGACGACATTTTGCGCCCCGGGCGATCGTGGACCACACTTTGTCGCGATGCAGGCAAGCTGAGTGATCAGCCTGGGCAGCGAGAGTCGGATCTAGTGAAGCGGCTTAAGGCCGTCGCGCACGTGGACGACCGTCGCCGTGCCGACGCCTATCAGGCGTTGCTCGGCGGCGTCACTCTGGGCGGCTCCGTCACTGAACGCCGCCTGGCTGAGATGCTGTTTTACTCGTTGTTTCCCAATGGCGGTGGATTCGATAACGCCGCAGATGGCGTGAGTGCCGTACAGGCTGAACAGGTCGCCGACGAGATGAGGCAGATCGTCGACATCGCCTTCGACGCCGCGCGACGCAGCACCTACGACCTGGGCGCATTCATCCCGACGCTGTCCGACGTGCCGTTATCGCTCCACGCGACGTACTCGCGTGAGGAGATCTTGGCAGCCCTTGGTTGGACTGCCGAGGGACGTAGTCCGGCGACGATGCGCGAGGGTGTCGCGTGGTGCCCGGCGGTGAATGCCGACGCCTTCCTAATCACGCTCAAGAAGTCCGATACCGACTATTCGCCGACGACGATGTATCGGGACTTCGCGCTGAGTCACGACCTGTTCCACTGGGAGTCCCAGTCGACGACGTCAGCGGCCTCGCCGACCGGGCATCGGTACATCAACCACCGCACTACCGGCTCGCACATTCTGCTGTTCGTGCGGGAGACCAAGAAGTCCGTGTTCGGCGACGGTGCACCGTACGTATTCCTGGGCCCGGCGGACTACGTGTCACATGAGGGGGAGCGGCCGATGGCGATCACGTGGCGCTTAAGGCAGTCGATGCCAGCGGAGGTGTACCTGGGGGCGCGGGCCGCGGTTGCGTGA
- a CDS encoding DEAD/DEAH box helicase yields MIDRLDPLETAKQIEGSYKRYLKTLLAPRDERLATAFDAEIDASTLLTKGPILEMTPPYETGATCRELIAEGVLDQDFDRIGSSFPLDQSLYVHQETAIRKFVAGRNLVVSTGTGSGKTESFLIPIINSLIEESRNSTLGPGVRALLLYPMNALANDQLKRLRAVLASLPDVTFGRYTGETQQRADDAEAEFRQGNPGVRRLPNELLSRDEMQATPPHFLLTNYAMLEYLLLRPADMVLFDGPNSGTWRFIVMDEAHVYDGAQGSEVALLIRRLKQRVASGANLQCIATSASLNGSVRNDPHGEAMEFAQNLFDANFEYIDGDLARQDLVEPVRKKHTPTPTWSLTGEQLLGLRSGSVQSADVLPSTAAAEKLASERSMVELKDALSTGPVDVYALRDRLWPGDEQSAEKLDALVELGSATQDDAGHPVLSARYHLFVRATEGAFVSFNEPGPRVFLARHEIDPDTGRAVFEFGTCQRCGAVHLAGDLDLRKGQDYFVPAKAADRSVNWLVLADEQGDIVRDEDELTLADNDAKSGTSDPTTRRLCTGCGLLTDAAATGCTGPQCNGAQLLLVREHPRATRVMSRCTECGTQSRQGVRRLRTDVNAAPAVVTTALYQQLPEAADESADQVGGGRKLLMFSDSRQSAAFAAPYLDRTYTRMLERRYITQALRDPAAADGSLTVNDLAVLTREKADAAGHFPRAMGRIEISREVNQWVSGELMTLETRQSLEGLALMRVELRPQASIPLRGFTALGLTDTESWALLNELVKTVRLQGAVTVLDHVDVKNERFAPRNTRVRMRSTGSDRAKQIISWSPSGTGTTNSRVTFLRKVLADLSNDTPAERILEGCWKLLESSGLLASEAERGSGGYVYQLDANMLSVSDAADSEWYQCETCRLLTAFSVRDICPNSRCTGKLKPFERPDPAGDPNHYRAVYQTMNTAPLSAREHTAQWSAKEAAEIQRQFISGAVNVLSCSTTFELGVDVGDLQSVFMRNMPPKTANYVQRAGRAGRRAASAALVVTYANRSAHDLAQYQNPTSMIAGQMRIPWVPVDNARIGRRHAHSIALAAYFRDRYDAGEAWWKTAGRFFSPEDGGRPSPADGLQDFLTPVPAAVQQALTEALPVGVQSEIGVHDGSWVAPLVELVESVQKELIQDVADIEERLEESIKARKFSVSKQLEETKKTILSRALLGHLGSRNILPKYGFPVDTVEFNTLNSADPVGRKLALDRDLSQAIYDYAPGNQVVAGGKLWTSAGLRRRPGKELVRHKYRVCNACGRFERGTELDQSVPCPSCMEPFKSIRTMIIPEFGFVAATDTKDVGSAPPVRHWHGGSYVETHGDETGLHHWAGPNGMKVTARAGVRAWLAVVSDGSGEGFQMCQWCGWAASVERGSRRRKHNRPENGRECDGPLETISLGHRYQSDIAEFTFDGVPYMKDQDSNWLSALYAILEGASYALEITRDDIDGALSWSADHKRSLVLFDTVPGGAGSAKRIAENIEVVLESAVKRVTSCECGEETSCYGCLRSYRNARFHEELSRGAALNLLGV; encoded by the coding sequence ATGATCGACCGGCTTGACCCGCTGGAAACCGCGAAGCAGATCGAAGGAAGTTACAAGCGCTACCTCAAGACACTCCTCGCTCCACGGGATGAACGCCTCGCTACGGCGTTCGACGCCGAGATTGATGCCAGCACCTTGTTGACCAAGGGGCCGATTCTTGAGATGACACCGCCCTACGAGACCGGCGCAACGTGCCGCGAGCTGATCGCCGAAGGTGTGCTCGATCAAGACTTCGATCGGATCGGTTCGTCGTTTCCGTTGGACCAGAGTCTGTACGTGCATCAAGAGACGGCAATCCGCAAGTTTGTCGCTGGACGAAACCTTGTGGTGAGCACGGGAACTGGCTCAGGCAAGACAGAGAGCTTCCTTATCCCGATCATCAATTCACTGATCGAAGAATCCCGCAACAGCACTCTCGGTCCAGGAGTCCGCGCGCTGCTGCTGTACCCGATGAATGCATTGGCCAACGATCAGCTGAAGCGATTGCGGGCTGTGCTTGCCTCGTTACCTGACGTCACCTTCGGCCGCTATACGGGGGAGACCCAGCAGCGGGCCGACGACGCCGAAGCCGAGTTCCGGCAGGGCAATCCAGGAGTACGACGGCTGCCGAATGAGCTGCTGAGCCGCGATGAAATGCAGGCGACACCACCACATTTCCTGCTCACGAACTACGCGATGCTGGAATACCTGTTGCTTCGCCCGGCCGACATGGTGCTGTTCGACGGACCAAACTCAGGCACGTGGCGGTTCATCGTCATGGACGAGGCACACGTGTACGACGGCGCACAAGGCTCCGAGGTCGCGCTGCTGATCCGCCGCCTCAAGCAACGTGTCGCATCCGGTGCAAACCTGCAGTGCATCGCGACATCTGCGTCATTGAACGGATCTGTCCGCAATGATCCGCACGGCGAGGCAATGGAGTTCGCCCAGAATCTCTTCGACGCCAACTTCGAGTACATCGACGGCGATCTCGCCCGACAAGACTTGGTTGAACCGGTACGCAAGAAACACACCCCCACTCCGACATGGTCGCTCACGGGCGAGCAGCTCCTCGGGTTGCGTAGTGGCTCGGTCCAATCCGCCGATGTGCTTCCATCAACGGCTGCCGCCGAAAAGTTGGCCAGTGAGCGGTCGATGGTCGAGCTCAAAGACGCACTGAGCACGGGCCCGGTCGACGTGTACGCCCTCCGTGACCGATTGTGGCCCGGAGACGAGCAGTCCGCAGAAAAGCTCGATGCCCTGGTTGAGCTGGGCAGTGCGACGCAAGACGACGCAGGCCACCCCGTACTCTCCGCGCGCTACCATCTCTTTGTCCGCGCCACAGAAGGTGCATTCGTCAGTTTCAACGAGCCCGGCCCGCGTGTATTTCTCGCCCGCCACGAGATCGATCCCGACACTGGCCGAGCAGTTTTCGAATTTGGAACATGCCAGCGCTGCGGAGCCGTCCATCTCGCCGGCGATCTTGACCTTCGCAAGGGCCAGGATTACTTCGTCCCCGCGAAGGCCGCCGATAGGTCGGTCAACTGGTTAGTCCTCGCCGATGAACAGGGCGACATAGTCCGTGACGAGGACGAGCTCACCCTTGCCGACAACGACGCGAAGTCCGGCACCTCCGACCCCACCACCCGCCGACTGTGCACCGGATGCGGCCTGCTGACCGACGCGGCCGCGACCGGCTGCACCGGACCGCAGTGCAATGGCGCACAGCTCCTCCTTGTTCGCGAGCATCCCCGCGCCACCCGCGTGATGAGCCGCTGCACCGAATGTGGCACACAATCACGCCAGGGTGTTCGCCGACTCCGCACTGATGTGAATGCCGCACCCGCGGTCGTCACCACAGCCTTGTATCAGCAGCTGCCTGAAGCGGCCGATGAGTCGGCAGACCAGGTCGGTGGAGGGCGCAAGCTACTGATGTTTTCCGACTCGCGTCAGTCAGCGGCCTTCGCTGCACCCTACTTGGACCGTACCTACACACGAATGTTGGAGCGGCGCTACATCACCCAAGCGCTGCGTGATCCGGCCGCGGCAGATGGTTCTCTCACAGTCAACGACCTCGCCGTGCTCACACGGGAAAAGGCAGACGCGGCCGGGCATTTTCCGCGCGCGATGGGACGCATCGAGATAAGCAGGGAAGTCAATCAATGGGTGTCGGGCGAATTGATGACGTTGGAGACCCGCCAATCGCTTGAAGGTCTCGCGCTGATGCGCGTCGAACTCAGGCCACAGGCTTCGATTCCGCTGCGCGGATTCACGGCGCTAGGACTGACGGACACCGAGTCCTGGGCGTTGCTCAATGAGCTCGTAAAGACCGTCCGACTCCAAGGTGCTGTGACGGTGCTGGATCACGTCGACGTGAAGAACGAGCGATTCGCTCCACGGAACACACGGGTCCGAATGCGCTCGACCGGTTCGGATCGCGCCAAACAGATCATCAGCTGGAGTCCCAGTGGCACCGGGACCACTAACAGCCGAGTCACGTTCCTACGCAAGGTCCTTGCCGACCTGTCCAATGACACTCCAGCGGAACGGATTCTCGAAGGCTGCTGGAAGCTGCTCGAGTCCAGCGGGCTCCTGGCGTCCGAGGCCGAGCGCGGATCAGGTGGCTACGTCTACCAACTCGACGCCAACATGCTTTCCGTGTCCGACGCAGCGGACAGCGAGTGGTACCAATGCGAAACCTGCCGACTACTGACCGCGTTCTCGGTCCGCGACATCTGTCCCAACAGTCGATGCACCGGGAAGCTCAAACCCTTCGAGCGTCCAGATCCCGCCGGCGACCCGAATCACTACCGGGCGGTTTACCAAACCATGAACACCGCGCCGCTGAGCGCACGCGAGCACACCGCTCAGTGGAGCGCCAAAGAAGCGGCCGAGATCCAGCGACAGTTCATCAGCGGCGCAGTCAATGTCCTGTCGTGCTCCACGACCTTCGAGCTCGGCGTCGACGTCGGCGATCTGCAATCGGTGTTCATGCGCAATATGCCACCCAAGACGGCCAACTATGTTCAGCGGGCCGGGCGCGCGGGCCGTCGAGCGGCGTCGGCCGCGTTGGTTGTCACCTACGCAAACAGATCAGCCCACGACCTTGCGCAGTACCAGAATCCGACGTCGATGATCGCCGGCCAGATGCGCATCCCGTGGGTGCCAGTGGACAATGCTCGCATCGGGCGCCGCCACGCACACTCGATTGCCCTCGCTGCGTACTTCCGTGACCGCTACGACGCTGGAGAAGCGTGGTGGAAGACAGCCGGGAGATTCTTCTCGCCGGAAGACGGCGGCCGTCCGTCACCCGCGGACGGCTTGCAGGATTTCCTGACACCGGTGCCTGCCGCTGTCCAGCAGGCACTGACCGAGGCGCTGCCCGTCGGTGTGCAATCGGAGATCGGAGTGCACGACGGCAGCTGGGTTGCTCCGCTGGTCGAGCTGGTCGAATCGGTGCAGAAAGAGCTGATCCAGGATGTCGCCGATATCGAAGAGCGGCTCGAAGAGTCGATCAAGGCTCGAAAGTTTAGTGTCAGCAAGCAGCTTGAGGAGACCAAGAAGACGATCTTGAGCCGAGCGCTGCTCGGTCATTTGGGCAGCCGAAACATCCTTCCTAAGTATGGGTTTCCCGTCGATACCGTTGAGTTCAACACCCTGAACTCTGCAGACCCGGTAGGGCGCAAGTTGGCACTGGACCGTGACCTGTCGCAGGCGATCTACGACTACGCACCCGGCAATCAGGTGGTTGCCGGCGGGAAGCTATGGACATCTGCTGGGCTGCGAAGGCGACCTGGCAAAGAACTGGTTCGACACAAATACAGAGTGTGCAACGCCTGCGGTCGCTTCGAACGTGGCACTGAGCTCGACCAGTCCGTTCCGTGCCCGAGTTGCATGGAGCCGTTCAAGTCGATCAGGACGATGATCATCCCGGAGTTTGGCTTTGTCGCCGCAACCGATACGAAGGATGTGGGCAGCGCACCGCCGGTGCGGCATTGGCACGGCGGAAGCTACGTCGAGACGCACGGTGACGAGACCGGGCTTCACCACTGGGCCGGCCCTAACGGCATGAAGGTGACTGCGCGCGCGGGCGTCAGGGCGTGGCTGGCCGTCGTGTCCGATGGGTCTGGCGAGGGCTTCCAGATGTGCCAATGGTGCGGCTGGGCGGCATCGGTGGAGCGGGGCAGCAGGCGGCGCAAGCACAACCGGCCCGAGAATGGGCGCGAGTGCGATGGTCCGCTGGAAACGATCTCGCTGGGTCATCGCTATCAGTCGGATATCGCGGAGTTCACCTTCGATGGTGTGCCCTATATGAAAGATCAAGATTCGAACTGGCTTTCAGCGTTGTACGCGATCCTTGAAGGAGCGTCGTATGCGCTTGAGATCACGCGGGACGATATCGACGGGGCGCTGTCGTGGAGTGCCGACCACAAGCGAAGCCTCGTTCTCTTCGACACTGTGCCGGGCGGTGCGGGGTCTGCGAAACGAATTGCAGAGAACATCGAGGTGGTCTTAGAGTCTGCCGTCAAACGGGTGACGAGTTGCGAGTGCGGCGAGGAGACATCGTGCTACGGGTGCCTGCGGTCGTACCGCAACGCGCGGTTCCATGAGGAGCTGTCGCGGGGCGCGGCTCTGAACCTGCTGGGGGTGTGA
- a CDS encoding DUF2563 family protein, with amino-acid sequence MIIDTDLLRMGADFSASAGEIVRRGANHFASAPMPSGVFGDFDAAHEFQGALQRHHEAQVAAMHASRQGFEILAQKAKSGAAMFATEDAASQQNLDSAARTIG; translated from the coding sequence ATGATCATCGATACCGATCTGCTGCGGATGGGGGCGGATTTCTCGGCGAGCGCTGGAGAGATCGTGCGGCGTGGAGCTAATCACTTTGCTTCGGCGCCTATGCCAAGTGGTGTGTTCGGCGACTTCGACGCCGCGCACGAGTTCCAAGGCGCTCTGCAACGACACCACGAAGCGCAAGTGGCCGCCATGCACGCAAGTCGACAGGGATTTGAGATCTTGGCTCAGAAGGCGAAGTCCGGTGCGGCGATGTTTGCAACGGAAGACGCGGCGAGTCAACAGAATCTGGACTCGGCTGCACGCACCATCGGCTGA